The Candidatus Pantoea soli genome window below encodes:
- a CDS encoding DHA2 family efflux MFS transporter permease subunit, translating to MSGGESWRPSSNPWLVAITVTLAVFMEILDTTIVNVALPHIAGSLSSSYDESTWVLTSYLVANGIVLPISAFFSRLFGRKQFFLICIVMFTICSFLCGIATELWQIILFRVLQGFFGGGLQPVQQSVLLDYFKAEDRGKAFGLSSIAIIVAPVIGPTLGGWITDNYSWRWVFFINIPVGVLTVLAIYQLLEDPPWERKWDKGRLKIDYIGISLITLGLGCLQVFLDRGEDEDWFASHFIRLFAMLAAIGIVGAVYWLMYARKPVVDIKVMKDRNFWVAGLLMAGMAMILYGSSVVLPQLAQQDLGYTATWSGLVLSPGAILIVLTIPLVLKLMPVVQTRYIIAFGFSCLAVAFYYSSSLTPDVDFTTLVLMRSAQSIGLGFLFVPLTTIAFVTVPQRLNADASALFTMFRNVAGSIGISLATAGITEREQVRSAHMVHNMTPLNEQFTLTVQQWAQAIRDFTRAVGDPLTLASGQLYQEMIAQARILAYIDVFTGLSIVALLLIPFCWLLSPIKSEGSAGAH from the coding sequence ATGAGTGGGGGCGAAAGCTGGCGTCCGTCCAGCAATCCATGGCTGGTCGCGATCACGGTGACGCTGGCGGTGTTTATGGAGATCCTCGACACCACCATCGTGAACGTGGCGCTGCCGCACATCGCCGGCTCGCTCTCTTCCAGCTACGATGAATCCACCTGGGTGCTGACCTCTTATCTGGTGGCGAACGGCATCGTACTGCCGATTTCAGCGTTCTTCAGCCGTCTGTTCGGACGTAAGCAGTTCTTCCTGATCTGCATCGTGATGTTCACTATCTGCTCTTTCCTGTGCGGCATCGCCACCGAACTGTGGCAAATCATTCTGTTTCGCGTGCTGCAGGGGTTCTTTGGCGGCGGACTGCAGCCGGTGCAGCAGTCGGTGCTGCTGGACTACTTCAAAGCGGAAGATCGCGGCAAGGCATTTGGTCTTTCCTCTATTGCTATCATCGTTGCGCCGGTGATCGGCCCCACGCTCGGCGGCTGGATCACCGATAACTACAGCTGGCGCTGGGTGTTTTTCATTAACATTCCGGTTGGCGTGCTGACCGTACTGGCGATCTACCAGCTGCTGGAAGATCCACCGTGGGAGCGCAAATGGGATAAAGGCCGGCTGAAGATCGACTACATCGGCATCAGCCTGATTACGCTCGGGCTCGGTTGTCTGCAGGTGTTCCTCGATCGCGGTGAAGATGAAGACTGGTTTGCTTCGCACTTTATCCGGCTGTTCGCCATGCTGGCGGCGATCGGTATCGTCGGGGCGGTTTACTGGCTGATGTACGCGCGCAAACCGGTCGTGGATATCAAAGTCATGAAAGACCGCAACTTCTGGGTAGCGGGCTTGCTGATGGCCGGTATGGCGATGATTCTGTATGGCAGCTCGGTGGTTCTGCCGCAGCTGGCGCAGCAGGATCTGGGCTACACCGCCACCTGGTCCGGGCTGGTGCTGTCGCCGGGGGCGATCTTAATCGTTCTCACCATTCCGCTGGTGCTGAAGCTGATGCCGGTGGTGCAGACGCGCTATATCATCGCCTTTGGCTTCAGCTGCCTGGCGGTGGCGTTCTATTACTCCAGCAGCTTAACGCCGGATGTGGATTTCACCACGCTGGTGCTGATGCGCAGCGCACAGTCCATCGGCCTTGGCTTTCTGTTTGTGCCCCTTACCACGATTGCGTTTGTCACCGTGCCGCAGCGGCTCAATGCCGATGCGTCGGCGCTGTTCACCATGTTCCGTAACGTTGCCGGATCGATCGGTATTTCACTGGCAACGGCCGGCATTACCGAGCGGGAACAGGTGCGATCGGCGCATATGGTGCACAACATGACGCCGCTGAATGAGCAGTTCACCCTGACAGTACAGCAGTGGGCGCAGGCGATCCGCGATTTCACCCGCGCGGTTGGCGATCCGCTGACGCTGGCCAGCGGGCAACTCTATCAGGAGATGATCGCCCAGGCGCGTATCCTTGCCTATATCGACGTGTTCACCGGCCTGAGCATCGTCGCGCTGTTATTGATTCCTTTTTGTTGGTTGCTTTCGCCGATCAAGAGCGAAGGCAGTGCAGGAGCACATTAA
- a CDS encoding efflux transporter outer membrane subunit, translated as MITSSRVKPSLTLLALSLLLAGCAVGPDYQPPQAHTPGGYRDIASQQASRPLATATNPRWWKSFNDPQLDSLITRAIAGNLTLQQSVLRIAGAREQLAQARGGLFPSLNGSAKVTRQQLGLKGLLKSNGVYDQVDSDVADQLNGLTHSVTLYQGSFDASWELDLWGKVRRQMEMADAQQQAAIEQRNDALVSLEAEVARAYLQLRGAQAVLATLQQQIGVAQQSWELTQSQQRNGLAPLTDVENARAQLASLNAQLPQYEAQARQAMNGLAVLLGKTPGALDNELMQQKPLPALPQIVPVGIPSTLARRRPDIRQAEATLHAQTANIGVSVASLFPSLSLTGQLGVRNTDASYLDDWSSHFFSVGPALSIPIFQGGRLVSSVKLARAQQASAALDYRQTVLTALQDVENALVSYRADQQQVAALDDTTGALQRAFDLASDSYRQGISTFIDVLDAQRQLSQAEAQSTQARMQSALDLVALYKALGGGWEPYQQVSLPDYDVFGPATRVN; from the coding sequence ATGATCACCTCTTCTCGCGTGAAGCCGTCGCTGACGCTGCTGGCGCTCTCTCTGCTGCTGGCCGGGTGCGCCGTCGGGCCAGATTATCAGCCGCCACAGGCGCATACGCCGGGCGGCTATCGGGATATCGCCTCGCAGCAGGCTTCGCGCCCGCTGGCCACGGCCACCAATCCGCGCTGGTGGAAAAGTTTTAACGACCCGCAGCTCGACAGCCTGATTACGCGCGCCATCGCCGGTAACCTGACGCTGCAGCAGTCGGTGCTGCGGATTGCCGGCGCGCGTGAGCAGCTGGCCCAGGCGCGTGGCGGCCTGTTCCCTTCGCTGAACGGCTCGGCCAAAGTCACGCGTCAGCAGCTCGGCCTAAAAGGGTTGCTGAAATCCAACGGGGTTTACGATCAGGTGGACAGCGATGTCGCCGATCAGCTCAACGGACTGACCCATTCGGTTACCCTGTATCAGGGCAGTTTTGACGCCAGCTGGGAGCTGGATTTATGGGGCAAAGTGCGGCGGCAGATGGAAATGGCCGATGCGCAGCAGCAGGCGGCAATCGAACAACGCAACGATGCGCTGGTGTCGCTGGAAGCGGAAGTGGCGCGCGCTTATCTGCAACTGCGCGGTGCGCAGGCGGTGCTGGCGACGCTGCAGCAGCAAATCGGCGTTGCACAGCAAAGCTGGGAGCTGACCCAAAGCCAGCAGCGTAACGGGCTGGCCCCGCTGACGGACGTGGAAAACGCCCGGGCACAGCTGGCGTCGCTCAACGCCCAGCTGCCGCAGTACGAGGCGCAGGCGCGGCAGGCAATGAACGGGCTGGCGGTGCTGCTGGGGAAAACCCCTGGCGCGCTGGATAACGAACTGATGCAGCAGAAGCCGCTGCCCGCGCTGCCACAGATTGTGCCGGTGGGCATTCCCTCAACGCTGGCGCGCCGCCGGCCGGATATCCGTCAGGCAGAAGCGACGCTGCATGCGCAGACGGCGAACATTGGTGTCTCGGTCGCCAGCCTGTTTCCGAGTCTGTCGCTGACCGGACAGCTTGGCGTACGCAACACCGATGCCAGCTATCTGGATGACTGGAGCAGTCATTTCTTTAGCGTCGGGCCCGCGCTGTCGATCCCGATTTTTCAGGGAGGACGTCTGGTCTCCAGCGTAAAACTGGCCCGGGCGCAGCAGGCCAGTGCCGCGCTGGATTATCGTCAGACGGTACTGACCGCCCTGCAGGATGTGGAAAACGCGCTGGTGAGTTATCGTGCCGATCAACAGCAGGTGGCGGCACTGGATGATACCACGGGTGCGCTGCAGCGCGCCTTTGATCTGGCCAGCGACAGTTACCGGCAGGGCATTTCTACCTTTATTGATGTGCTGGACGCGCAGCGACAGCTGTCGCAGGCGGAAGCGCAATCCACGCAGGCGCGCATGCAAAGTGCGCTGGATCTGGTGGCGTTGTATAAAGCGCTTGGCGGCGGCTGGGAACCTTATCAGCAGGTTTCCCTGCCGGATTACGACGTATTTGGTCCGGCCACCCGCGTGAATTAA
- a CDS encoding H-NS family histone-like protein, which translates to MSDAFKVLNNIRTLRAQARELPLTDLEEILEKLTVVVTERREEVEAEEAQNREKEEKLSKYREMLLADGIDPNELLGALETGKKRAKRAPRPAKYSYTDENGEEKSWTGQGRTPAAIKKALDAGKSLDSFLIK; encoded by the coding sequence ATGAGTGACGCATTTAAAGTTCTGAACAACATTCGCACATTACGTGCGCAGGCGCGTGAACTGCCACTGACCGATCTGGAAGAGATCCTGGAAAAATTAACCGTCGTGGTGACCGAGCGCCGTGAAGAAGTAGAAGCGGAAGAAGCACAGAATCGCGAAAAAGAAGAGAAGCTGTCGAAATACCGTGAAATGCTGCTGGCTGACGGTATCGATCCGAACGAATTACTGGGTGCGCTGGAAACCGGTAAAAAGCGTGCGAAACGTGCGCCGCGTCCGGCTAAATATTCTTACACCGACGAAAACGGTGAAGAAAAATCCTGGACCGGTCAGGGCCGCACCCCGGCAGCGATTAAAAAAGCGCTGGATGCCGGTAAAAGCCTCGACAGCTTCCTGATCAAATAA
- a CDS encoding ABC-F family ATPase produces MLVSSNITMQFGSKPLFENISVKFGGGNRYGLIGANGSGKSTFMKILGGDLVPTNGNVSLDPNERIGKLRQDQFAFEQYSVLDTVIMGHQELWEVKQERDRIYALPEMSEEEGYKVADLEVAYGEMDGYSAESRAGELLLGVGIPVEQHYGPMSEIAPGWKLRVLLAQALFANPDILLLDEPTNNLDIDTIRWLEQVLNERDSTMIIISHDRHFLNMVCTHMADLDYGELRVYPGNYDEYMTAATQARERLLADNAKKKAQIADLQSFVSRFSANASKSRQATSRAKQIDKIKLEEVKASSRQNPYIRFDQDKKLFRNALEVEALTKGFDNGPLFSNLNLLLEVGEKLAILGANGIGKSTLLKTLVGELAPDNGTVKWSENARIGYYAQDHAEDFANDLSVFDWMSQWKQEGDDEQAVRSILGRLLFSHDDIKKPAKVLSGGEKGRMLFGKLMMQKPNILVMDEPTNHLDMESIESLNMALEMYEGTLIFVSHDREFVSSLATRVMELKGDRVVDFTGNYEDYLRSQGIY; encoded by the coding sequence GTGTTAGTTTCCAGCAATATCACTATGCAGTTCGGCAGTAAGCCGCTGTTTGAGAATATCTCCGTTAAATTTGGCGGCGGTAATCGTTACGGTTTAATCGGTGCGAACGGCAGCGGTAAATCGACCTTCATGAAAATACTGGGCGGCGACCTGGTGCCGACCAACGGAAATGTTTCCCTCGATCCTAATGAACGCATCGGTAAGCTGCGTCAGGACCAGTTTGCTTTTGAGCAATATAGCGTGCTGGACACCGTGATTATGGGCCACCAGGAATTATGGGAGGTGAAACAGGAACGCGATCGGATATATGCCTTACCGGAAATGAGCGAAGAGGAAGGCTATAAAGTCGCCGACCTGGAAGTGGCCTACGGTGAAATGGACGGTTACAGCGCTGAATCCCGTGCCGGTGAATTATTACTGGGTGTGGGTATTCCGGTGGAACAGCATTACGGACCGATGAGCGAAATTGCGCCGGGCTGGAAATTGCGTGTGCTGCTGGCACAGGCTTTATTTGCCAATCCGGATATTCTGCTGCTGGATGAACCTACAAACAACCTGGATATTGATACCATTCGCTGGCTGGAGCAGGTGCTGAATGAACGTGACAGCACCATGATCATCATTTCGCATGACCGCCATTTCCTGAATATGGTGTGCACGCATATGGCGGATCTGGATTACGGCGAGCTGCGCGTCTATCCAGGTAATTATGACGAATATATGACCGCGGCTACTCAGGCGCGTGAGCGTTTATTAGCAGACAACGCCAAGAAAAAAGCACAAATTGCCGATCTGCAATCCTTTGTCAGCCGTTTTAGCGCTAACGCCTCTAAATCGCGTCAGGCAACCTCGCGCGCAAAACAGATCGATAAAATTAAGCTGGAAGAAGTGAAAGCCTCCAGCCGTCAGAACCCGTATATCCGTTTTGACCAGGATAAGAAGCTGTTCCGTAATGCGCTGGAAGTGGAAGCGCTGACCAAAGGATTTGATAACGGTCCGCTGTTCAGCAACCTTAATCTGCTGCTGGAAGTCGGCGAAAAGCTGGCCATTCTGGGCGCGAACGGTATCGGTAAATCCACGCTGTTAAAAACGCTGGTGGGTGAGCTGGCACCGGACAACGGCACGGTAAAATGGTCAGAGAATGCGCGCATCGGTTACTACGCACAGGATCACGCCGAGGATTTCGCCAATGACCTGAGCGTGTTCGACTGGATGAGCCAGTGGAAACAGGAAGGTGACGATGAGCAGGCGGTACGCAGCATTCTGGGGCGTCTGCTGTTCAGCCATGACGATATTAAAAAGCCGGCGAAAGTCCTGTCAGGGGGCGAGAAGGGCCGCATGCTGTTCGGCAAGCTGATGATGCAGAAACCCAATATCCTGGTGATGGACGAACCGACCAACCACCTCGACATGGAATCCATTGAGTCGCTGAACATGGCGCTGGAGATGTATGAAGGCACGCTGATTTTCGTTTCGCATGACCGTGAATTTGTCAGCTCGCTGGCAACCCGCGTGATGGAGCTGAAGGGCGACCGCGTGGTGGACTTCACCGGCAACTACGAAGATTACCTGCGCAGTCAGGGCATCTACTGA
- the moeB gene encoding molybdopterin-synthase adenylyltransferase MoeB, which yields MAAELSDEEMLRYNRQIVLRGFDFDGQEALKAARVLVVGLGGLGCAAAPYLASAGVGHLTLLDFDTVSLSNLQRQVLHRDATLGQAKVLSAQSALAAINPHCNIEAIDAQLDRAALSALITRHDAVLDCTDNVTTRETINALCYRHRVPLISAAAIRMEGQLSVFTWQPGEPCYRCISRLFGEQALSCVEAGVMAPLVGVMGTLQAMEAVKVLTTFGQPARGRLLMYDAMNAEFRTMKVAQDAHCEVCGAGD from the coding sequence ATGGCGGCAGAACTGAGTGATGAAGAGATGCTGCGCTACAACCGGCAGATCGTGCTGCGCGGCTTTGATTTTGACGGCCAGGAGGCGCTGAAAGCCGCACGCGTGCTGGTGGTCGGTCTGGGCGGTCTGGGCTGCGCCGCTGCGCCCTATCTGGCCTCGGCGGGCGTGGGGCATCTGACGCTGCTGGATTTCGATACCGTCAGCCTCAGCAATCTGCAACGGCAGGTCCTGCACCGGGATGCCACGCTCGGCCAGGCAAAGGTCCTGTCGGCACAGTCGGCGCTGGCGGCGATCAATCCGCACTGTAACATTGAGGCGATAGATGCGCAGCTGGATCGCGCAGCGCTGAGCGCGCTGATTACCCGTCATGATGCAGTGCTGGACTGCACGGATAACGTGACCACCCGTGAAACAATCAATGCTCTTTGCTACCGGCATCGCGTGCCGCTGATCTCCGCAGCGGCGATTCGGATGGAAGGCCAGCTGAGCGTCTTTACCTGGCAGCCCGGCGAGCCCTGCTATCGCTGTATCAGCCGTCTGTTTGGCGAACAGGCGCTAAGCTGCGTGGAAGCGGGCGTGATGGCGCCGCTGGTGGGTGTGATGGGCACACTGCAGGCGATGGAAGCCGTCAAGGTGCTGACCACCTTTGGTCAGCCCGCGCGCGGACGCCTGCTGATGTACGATGCCATGAATGCTGAGTTTCGCACGATGAAGGTGGCGCAGGATGCGCACTGTGAGGTGTGTGGCGCAGGCGATTAA
- the moeA gene encoding molybdopterin molybdotransferase MoeA, whose protein sequence is MEPFTAGLISLEDAQQKMLQQLQPIRDCLTVPLAEAAGRITARPLLSPLDVPPFDNSAMDGYAVRLSDLAEHRVYPVAGKAFAGAPFSGDWPAGSVIRIMTGAPIPAGCDAVVMQEQTEPRDGGIVITAPVRDGQNIRRSGEDIQAGRQVLDAGVRLGAAELPLLASLGIAEVSVLRKLRVAIFSTGDELQAVGQPLAAGQIYDTNRFTVTLMLRKLGCEVIDLGVIADDPVALRQAFTDADRQADVVISTGGVSVGEADFTKAMLEELGAITFWKLAIKPGKPFAFGRLASSWFCGLPGNPVSAAVTFYQLVQPLLATLTGQTTRIMPLRQRARATQRLKKSPGRLDFQRGILSRGDDGVLEVRSTGPQGSHVFSSFALADCFIVLERDRGDVAPGEWVDVEAFNSLLEG, encoded by the coding sequence ATGGAACCTTTCACCGCAGGCTTGATTTCCCTTGAAGATGCGCAGCAAAAGATGCTGCAACAGCTCCAGCCGATCCGCGATTGTCTGACGGTGCCGCTGGCCGAAGCGGCCGGACGTATCACCGCCCGCCCGCTTCTCTCCCCACTGGACGTGCCGCCGTTTGATAACTCGGCCATGGACGGTTACGCGGTGCGCCTCAGCGATCTGGCAGAGCATCGCGTTTACCCGGTGGCCGGTAAAGCCTTTGCCGGTGCGCCGTTCAGCGGCGACTGGCCGGCAGGCAGCGTGATCCGCATTATGACCGGCGCACCGATCCCTGCCGGATGCGACGCGGTAGTGATGCAGGAGCAGACCGAACCGCGCGACGGCGGCATCGTGATTACCGCCCCGGTGCGCGACGGGCAAAACATCCGCCGCAGCGGCGAAGATATTCAGGCCGGCAGGCAGGTGCTGGACGCGGGTGTGCGGCTGGGTGCCGCCGAACTGCCGCTGCTGGCTTCGCTCGGTATTGCAGAGGTGAGCGTGCTGCGCAAACTGCGCGTGGCCATCTTCTCAACCGGCGATGAACTGCAGGCGGTGGGGCAGCCGCTGGCGGCAGGCCAGATTTACGACACTAACCGCTTTACCGTCACCCTGATGCTGCGCAAACTGGGCTGTGAGGTGATCGATCTGGGCGTCATTGCTGACGACCCGGTCGCGCTGCGTCAGGCTTTCACGGATGCCGATCGCCAGGCAGATGTGGTCATCAGTACCGGCGGGGTTTCCGTGGGGGAAGCTGACTTTACCAAAGCGATGCTGGAAGAGCTGGGTGCCATCACCTTCTGGAAGCTCGCGATCAAGCCGGGGAAACCTTTTGCATTTGGCCGGCTGGCCAGCAGCTGGTTCTGCGGCCTGCCCGGAAACCCGGTCTCTGCTGCCGTCACCTTCTATCAGCTGGTTCAGCCGCTGCTGGCGACGCTCACCGGCCAGACCACGCGTATCATGCCACTGCGCCAGCGCGCGCGCGCGACCCAGCGGCTGAAAAAATCACCGGGACGTCTCGATTTTCAGCGCGGCATTCTCAGCCGCGGCGACGATGGCGTGCTGGAAGTTCGCAGCACCGGCCCGCAGGGCTCGCATGTGTTCAGCTCTTTTGCGCTGGCTGACTGCTTTATCGTGCTGGAACGCGATCGTGGCGACGTGGCGCCCGGCGAATGGGTAGACGTTGAAGCATTTAACAGTCTGCTGGAGGGCTAA
- a CDS encoding isoaspartyl peptidase/L-asparaginase family protein, whose product MARAVIAIHGGAGAISRAAMSADKEQHYRQELAAIVAAGQQILAAGGSALDAVTEAVRRLEECPLFNAGKGAVFTHQGTHELDACIMDGRTLDIGAVAGVSHIRNPVLAARKVLEASPHVLLIGAGAEAFAAAQGLEPVAADFFSTPERYAQLQRALHSEALLLDHDGAAQTAGDPLDPDRKFGTVGAVALDSHGNLAAATSTGGMTNKQVGRVGDSPLAGAGCYASNDTVAVSCTGTGEVFIRTQAAYDVAAQMAYAGRSLQQATASVIHDKVQELEGSGGLIAVDAQGNVALPFNSEGMYRGFAWVDGNIEVAIYRDS is encoded by the coding sequence ATGGCCAGAGCAGTGATCGCAATTCACGGCGGGGCGGGCGCAATTTCGCGCGCGGCCATGAGCGCCGACAAAGAGCAGCACTATCGTCAGGAACTGGCCGCCATTGTCGCGGCGGGGCAGCAGATTCTGGCTGCCGGCGGCAGCGCGCTGGATGCCGTGACCGAAGCGGTGCGGCGGCTGGAGGAGTGCCCGCTTTTCAATGCCGGCAAAGGTGCCGTCTTTACCCATCAGGGCACGCACGAGCTGGATGCCTGCATCATGGATGGCCGCACGCTGGACATTGGCGCGGTGGCCGGCGTCAGCCACATCCGTAATCCGGTCCTTGCCGCGCGCAAAGTGCTGGAAGCCAGTCCGCATGTCCTGTTGATCGGCGCCGGCGCAGAAGCCTTTGCCGCGGCACAGGGGCTTGAGCCGGTGGCGGCAGATTTCTTTTCCACGCCTGAGCGCTATGCGCAGCTGCAGCGCGCGCTGCACAGCGAGGCGCTGCTGCTGGATCACGACGGCGCGGCGCAGACAGCGGGCGACCCGCTGGATCCGGACCGCAAATTTGGTACGGTTGGCGCGGTTGCGCTCGACAGCCACGGTAATCTGGCCGCAGCGACCTCAACCGGCGGGATGACCAATAAACAGGTCGGACGGGTCGGCGATTCACCGCTGGCCGGCGCAGGCTGCTATGCCAGCAATGACACCGTGGCGGTCTCCTGCACCGGCACCGGTGAAGTGTTTATCCGCACGCAGGCGGCCTATGACGTGGCGGCGCAGATGGCGTATGCCGGGCGCTCACTGCAGCAGGCTACCGCCAGTGTGATTCATGACAAAGTGCAGGAGCTGGAAGGCAGCGGCGGGCTGATAGCCGTCGATGCACAGGGCAACGTTGCGCTGCCGTTCAACAGCGAAGGCATGTATCGTGGCTTTGCCTGGGTGGATGGCAACATTGAGGTGGCGATTTACCGCGACAGCTAA